From Hyla sarda isolate aHylSar1 chromosome 5, aHylSar1.hap1, whole genome shotgun sequence, a single genomic window includes:
- the LOC130274514 gene encoding keratin, type I cytoskeletal 10-like yields MQNLNSRLSAYMDKVAALEDSNEELEEKIRNWYETNKPKDVDNSKYYKTIEDLNDQISDATKDYNQLTVEVENARLAADDFRGKYEMELNMRQEVEMDIEELRKALDDLTLEKASLEGQVEDLTEEIALNKKNHEEAMKALRGQKSDVVVQVDAAPGINILKVLNDIRSQYEDMAEENRRKAEEEYNQKLAELNNEISYSSAEAENGKAELAELRRTVQTMEIDLQSQLAMKCSLENALAETQIRYARQLAQIQQMVSNLEEQLAQVRSEMENESCKYNQLLDIKTRLESEIEMYRSLVDGEGGSSSGSGSGGSSSARVSSRVSTSVSGSGTPSGSSSTSRRGFSNGSNSGSGSGSTSGFSSGSISGSGSGFSSGSTNGSGSGFSSGSTSGTIRGSSSGFSSGSTSGATKGSSSGFSSGSSSGLSSGSTSGATKGSSSGFSSGSSSGITSGSNGSSYGSSGAERRSDSPSVPEPAKRRLVTTLTEERVDRRLVTTMGPKKA; encoded by the coding sequence ATGCAGAATTTGAATTCCCGCTTGTCTGCCTATATGGATAAGGTGGCGGCTTTAGAAGACTCCAATGAAGAACTTGAGGAGAAAATCAGAAACTGGTATGAAACAAACAAACCTAAAGATGTCGACAACAGCAAATATTACAAGACCATTGAAGACCTCAATGATCAGATCAGCGACGCTACTAAAGATTACAACCAGCTGACTGTGGAGGTTGAGAATGCCCGGCTTGCAGCTGACGACTTCAGAGGAAAGTACGAGATGGAGTTAAACATGCGCCAAGAAGTGGAAATGGACATTGAGGAGTTACGTAAAGCTCTGGATGACCTGACTCTGGAAAAGGCTAGTCTTGAGGGTCAAGTTGAAGATCTGACAGAAGAAATTGCATTGAACAAGAAGAATCATGAAGAGGCCATGAAGGCCTTGCGAGGGCAAAAAAGTGATGTCGTTGTCCAAGTAGACGCTGCTCCAGGCATCAACATCCTTAAAGTTCTAAATGACATAAGGTCTCAATATGAAGACATGGCGGAAGAAAATCGCAGAAAGGCTGAGGAAGAATACAACCAAAAGCTGGCTGAACTGAACAATGAGATTTCTTATAGCAGCGCAGAGGCTGAGAATGGCAAGGCTGAGCTCGCTGAATTAAGACGTACTGTGCAGACCATGGAGATAGACCTGCAGAGTCAACTTGCTATGAAATGTTCTCTGGAGAACGCGTTGGCTGAGACTCAGATTCGCTATGCTCGTCAGCTGGCTCAAATTCAACAaatggtctccaacctggagGAGCAACTAGCTCAAGTGCGTAGTGAAATGGAGAACGAATCCTGCAAGTACAATCAACTTCTGGACATCAAAACCAGGCTAGAAAGTGAGATAGAAATGTACCGCAGCCTGGTGGATGGAGAAGGTGGTTCAAGCAGCGGTTCTGGCAGTGGCGGCAGCAGTTCAGCCAGAGTTTCCAGCAGAGTTTCCACCAGTGTTTCTGGAAGTGGCACCCCCAGTGGCTCCAGCAGTACCTCCAGAAGAGGCTTCAGCAATGGCTCCAACAGTGGTTCTGGCAGTGGCTCCACCAGTGGGTTCAGCAGTGGCTCCATCTCTGGCTCCGGCAGTGGGTTCAGCAGTGGCTCCACCAATGGCTCTGGCAGTGGGTTCAGCAGTGGCTCCACCAGTGGCACCATCAGGGGTTCCAGCAGTGGGTTCAGCAGTGGCTCCACCAGTGGCGCCACCAAGGGTTCCAGCAGTGGGTTCAGCAGTGGTTCCAGCAGTGGGTTAAGCAGTGGCTCCACCAGTGGCGCCACCAAGGGTTCCAGCAGTGGGTTCAGCAGTGGCTCCAGCAGTGGCATCACCAGTGGTTCCAATGGGTCAAGTTACGGCTCAAGTGGTGCTGAAAGAAGATCTGATTCACCATCAGTGCCAGAACCTGCAAAAAGACGACTAGTGACCACACTCACTGAGGAGAGAGTGGACAGAAGACTAGTCACCACCATGGGCCCCAAGAAGGCATAA